In the genome of Impatiens glandulifera chromosome 6, dImpGla2.1, whole genome shotgun sequence, the window tattattactcttGTACATGTATGGTTATTTGCTAGAgacattttgaatattttaaattgtttaaggTGGTTTGagtgattattttttttgttttggttaaattagaaaagaaataaatttaaccCATTAGAGTGAAAATAGTCGACCTAAGAAAAGGGTTTAATTTCCATTAAAAACGCTTTAAATGAAAACCATGATTGTGGAGTATTATGTCAgttattcttaattataaataaatttagtatttatttttcacatcATTTCATAACGACATAATTTTGTGTACGactaatcaatattttaaaatgagtattttttttttcatattatacgCACAGTAAATGttacttaaaaaaatgtgtgatgcaagagaatgaaaaaattgaaaaataagaaattgttattgtttttataaatattataaattagttaaaaaataaaatactatgtTAAAAATGACTCAAGAGTCTTAAATGATAATTggattattttagttatatatataaatgttactagtgttaaatacaaacaaatatatttttgttttgaattaaggAGTATTACTTCACAATAATAAAAACGTTAACCGTGGAAATCAAATCGgatacttttttattaaataaaataattatattattttcaaaaagttatattattaaataaaaagttttaaaaaaagttcaataaaaataatttaaaaaatggaaaaataaaataataaatttaaatttataaaaatatatttaattaaagattttaacttttaaaattagtaaagaatgtattttatatttatttgatgatattttaatcaaaattaaaattttaagcaataatatgaaaattatcctacaaatattatctttattataaGTTACCTaatatattccatatatataaattggagcttcattcctttttttttatagatattataCCCTAGAAGATGTAAGGCTTTTGTATTGCTAGGTGAAgtctttttttaatgaaaataaataaattttagagaagttaaaaaaacatttttttcttgaCTACAGTGATGAGTCTTCTAGCATTGCAGCTGTCTTGTTTCttttttcatcaattaaatGTTATTGTATTTGGTTACGTTTATCATCCTATTAggttatatcaattttttttgtctcGAATTTTTATAATCTGAATAATACTTTCAATCGTTAGTGGGTCGTTTGCTGCTCATATTCTCTGATTGTGTTGATGATCATTTCTTGTGTCCGTGCATGTTCCCTTATTAGCATAAAATGagataaataatcaaacttgaattttttttttcaataaaaagttattGGATTTGATCATATACAAGACTATATTAGACTATATaggtaaattatttgatttcgaCTATATATGTAAATTATCCATTTTCACTTGACAGAATCTTAATTTTTCGACGTTGTTTATCAACCCTCggttaaagataattttaattaccGCTCAtaatatttggtagagattctCTAACAacgttttattaatttgttcgGTTTGTTCTATTTAACACTCATTGTTTAGAAACTCAAATGagttcatatttaaaaaaaacttaaaaaaattgaataatcgTTGAATCTTCTCATGaaagatttatttttgtaaattatttatacaatttgatatctaaatcattaattatttattttgattttaaatatattattttgtattatttactaGTTAATACTTTGGTATCTCGCTCTTgtcaaaacaatttcaaatcTCTCATTGTAGGCCATTGATCGAAAATGTAAAGAACTTTATCATGAGATGGGCTACAAAGAGATTATCTTATGCGGGACAGATTGAATTAGTCATGAGAGTTGCTATGAGCATCATTAGATATTGGGCATAATAGATGGTCCTCTCaaagaaaattatgaaagaGCTTGATCAATTGATGAGGAACTTCATCTATGGAACTCAAGGGCTCAGAGGCAAAATGGTGAAGTGGCTTGATTGTTTGTAAGCCGAAGGAAGAAAGTGGAATTGGAATTAAAGACTACGTTACTTGGAATAAAACTCTCACCTATCGACATTTTGGACAATGAAGAAAAAACAAGACTCGTTATGGGTCAGATGCGTTCATTCGAGGTTCATTAGAAAGGAAATCAACATCTGAACGTGCAAAATCAAGTTGGAAATGGCATGGTTCCTTGAAAAAATTATGAAGCTCAAAGATAGTGTTGATAAGATGATCAAACTTCACATTGGAAATTGGAACAAAACTCTATTTTGGCATGACTACTGTCTAATAAGTCAAAATGGGAAAAATGGAATAACCTTCTCAGGGGAATTTCTGTCACTTTAATAATTGTGAGGATTCTCGAGTATGGAGTATTGAAAATGAAGGCAAGTTTGATTTGGGATTAGCATGGGATATTATTCGCGATAAAGGATAGGTGATTCTATGGTCCCATTAAGTGTGGTCCACGAAAGTTATTCATAGACACAAATTCATTTTGCGGTTAGTGTTCCGTAAAAGACTTACACACGCTATcaaattaagaagtatatgaatatcCCGGATCCTAGTTGCCTTATTTGTATGGGAAATGAGGAGACCATTGACCATCTCTTTGGGGAATGCCCATTTACTTCCTTGCTTTGGGATAAGTTCTCTGCATCAATGAGTCTTCTTAACTTCCCAAAAGAATGGACTAATATCAAGAAAATGACAATCATCAAGACAAAGGGTAATGACTTTAGTTCAAATGTCTTTAAGTGCTTCTTTGcaaacattgttttatatatttggaTGGAGAAGAATGCAAAAGCATTTTCAAGGGTTCGAAATGATATGAAATTTGTTTGGATTGAAATTATCTTTGATGGAAACTCACTCATTCGAACGTGGAGGAGAATTCCCACTTGATATGAGAAAATTACATTTACTTCTGATTTTAAGGCGCTCTAAGCTTCTTTGTTTGTgtctttcacttttttttttcacattttggttattttttatattttcatattgttGGTTCATTCATGTTTTGCAAAGGTTTGTTATGCCTGAATCCTGAACTCTTGTATTTCTTTAACCTTTTTGGGTCTTTTTATTCAATGACATTAGgttgttttctaaaaaaattttgatatattttgtaggttgaaaataaagacaaagagagtaaagaaaaattaaattcaaacaaacttCAAGGCTGAAAAGGGATTGTGATCCAGTACAACCAAAAATAGAAGAAAAGGTTGCAACAGACCACAcaaccatcagatgagcgcatAAGCCTCATTAAATGAACAACAGTAAATCGCGTGCTTAATGTAATGGAAGGAACATGCTTCCGTGCAGAACCGAATCAACTAACACGCGCCTTAACGTCGTAGCACAAACGTAGACGGAGCGCCAAATACTGACAGAACGCGGATGGAATGCCCAGGCGTCTGTGCATTAGCCCAAAACGACGTCTTTTTTAATCCTAGATCgtcttcttcatcgcgacgAACAAGATAATGATCAGCCgtaacttttgattttttaaagatgGAACTACGTCGATACTCAACCAAATTGGATGATTtaaaagctgaaatgatcaccctaacatggtgatcatttcacctatgATCAACTGCCTAAACAAATGAAGTTGATCAAGAATAGacaaaaatcattaatgacattttatatgaaattcGAGCCACTTGCATTAACAACGATTTAGAGAGACTATAAATAGCCTTCTCCGCCAAGACGCATCAAAGGAGAACAACTTCAAGCCTCCAATCTAACACTTACAAAATCCGTCAATAAATTTCTCAagcattttgaaaattttagaaattttgtatAAGGCTCTAAggtttgtttctaaataatttcaaaGCTTTATAAAGAGTTCAGGAGTATTCTTCAACTCAATGTAAGCTTCAATTAATCTTGTAATTTCAATTACATattcaaattgaaatatttacaTTTCAGTTCGACCAATTTTGAATACTGTTTGATTGCTTAATTTCTTGATCTAAAAAGGATCCAGAGATCATTTAAAAGCTTTTCGCTGAATTCAATTCGAACGAatcaagttaaataaaaaacacccaaatttgattttaaaaatctcaaaatcggatttttgttcttgagctttaGTTCAAAAATTACAGTATGAAAAGTTTCCTAACATGTTAGGCGTAATTTCGGATTAATTCCAATcagttttaaacatatttgtttgaaaatcaaaattttcaaaaatctggAAAAATCTTGTTCTTGAATTAATCAAAATAGATGGTTAGTGTTAATGTTTTGGTTTCATTTGATCCTAATAtgtataaggaagttattggtAAGCTCCTTATACTCAATTGAatcttaaataacaaaaacccgTTTTTTTGCCCCAAAACTATTTGGATCGAAGGATGAAAGCTCCAATCAAAATCCCAAAACCTGAACATACCCTGTTGTTGGAGGTTGAAGACGACTGATGGTCTTCATCCTGACTTGGTTTTCGACTAAGAAAACCAGCCACTCCTCGCGTCCGATCAAGAAATTCTAgcatccgaccgagaattccaCCTTGCCTTAGTTTCAACCGAGAAAATCAGTCACTCCTCGCATCCGACTGAGAGATCCTAACATCCTACCGAGAGATCCTAACATCAGATCGAGGATTTTGCCTTGGCTTGGTTTTTGATCGAGAAAATCAACCCACACTCATCTTCTGACCGAGAGCTTTGTCTTGGTATGgttttcgaccgagaaaaccAGTTAGTCATGGTTTTCAACCGAGGATCAACACGCACGACCGAAGTTCAGCCTCAGTGTTGACCGAGTGCCAAGACCCGTTAACTTCAAGTTAACACCGGCCCAGACCCGCGTATTTGACCCATTTCGCAACTCGAACACCTATTTAAGGGCCTATTTGTTTGGggttttaatttcaaattgttttttaacaATTAGAAGCCCTacactatttttaaaaatctggaaaaaaatatataaagcgattttaaaatattttaaaaatattttttagaaaaaatattgataaaggcatatttgaatatatttttaaattcaaataccTTAACCTAGTATTTTCAGGTATTTTCCTCAATAATTATTAACATCAATTGGCAATTACCagcattaaaaatattattttataattttaaataaaaaaaatatatatgcatatctattatttgaaaaataattagttaaataaaacataataaaactaattttttaaaactaacaaaatttcattaaataaaaaccgTTTCTTAAATGGCATGAAAGACAGTGCAAAAAATTTTTCTCGCATATCTCAAACATCGAACTCAAATTAcgaagtattttattattttaaatttaaaatcaattatcaaCTCCataatctaataataaataatctaaacttaccataaaaattaattattattattagaattaatcttaatataaatctttaaaaaaatgttagattaatatatatattcaaatgaggagtgatagagtgagggaatgaCATTACATCACAttttggttggaaaatgtaaaagtggaatgaaagagaaaaaaaagaaaaattattttattttttcagcgaataagattatgccacgtcattccctcacctaatcatttctctattcaaattgagttaaaataattaaaaacagtAGAGATAACAAACCCAAAGATGAAGAAactttaagaaataaaaaaaaaaaaaaaatgttgaacgTCGGCTCAACGTGGCCAGTTTCCAGCCTCACATCTCCacctccttcttcttcactctcccTCTTTCCAAAGGCGATACAATCCATAGGTATGTATGTATCATACTCTCCATTAACAAcctttcttcatctttcatTAATCTATCATCACAACTTCATCATTATCCTCTCTTCAttatcaaatcatcaaaattccacAGAAATCGAATCATTGCATGTTGATTTAGACCACAAGGCATGGGAAAAGTGCCAAGGTCAATAGGAATTCGAGTTCCATCAGTGAAATTAGACCTAATTTCATCTGAACCACTACAAGAACAGGCATCCACTTCCGCCCCACCGCCAACAGAAGAAACCGGAGGAGGATTGGATATGGAAAACAACGATTTCCTTTGCCCTATATGCATGCAGATAATTAATGACGCCTTTTTGACTTCTTGCGGCCACAGTTTCTGCCACATGTGTATCATGCAGCATCTCCAGACCAAAAACGACTGTCCTTGCTGTTTTCACTATCTCACTTCAAACCATCTCTACCCTAATTTTCTACTCAATAAGGTTATTTAAGTACCCAAAAGTTCATAGTTAATCAAAATTGCATCTTTAGATTTATACtaattttgatttcaaatctgTCTTCCTTTGTAGTTATTGAAAAAAAGTTCTATAAGAGGGCAAGTACCAAACCCTGCATCTCCATTTGAGAAGCTTCATCTTGCACTACAACAGGTTAGTAGAAAAACCCTCATTAAAGACAACCCACTCAAAACGTTTCCATATGAAATCGAATCCGTGACCTTTTGGTCTCTTGATAATGATGATATGAAGTTTCTCGCTTTGTTCTACCTTGTATACTGTTTTTCTTTCTAGATTGTTTCCATTAGCACATTGTAGGTGTTTCTGATGTCATGCATGTGTTTCTTTCTTAAAGTCTTGTCTTATCATTGCTTGAAACAAATTATGATTGACTTTTGAAATCTCGTTTTGGAAGGGATGTAATGTATCAGTTAAGGAGCTAGATAGTCTTTTGTCTGTTCTCTTggacaagaaaaagaaaatggagGAAGAAGATGCTGAGAGTAATATGCAAACTCTGCTTTATTTTTTGCATTGTCTatggaagaaaaaaattgaagagCTTAATCAGGTAACTAAATTAATCTATCCTATTTCTATATTAGCAAGAGATTGAAATAGAATGACAACTCATTACTTGTTTCCTTCTAGATCCAACATGATCTACAATATATTGAGGAAGACATCAATGTTGTGGAGGGACGAAAAATAGATCCATACATGGTAAGAGAAAGATATTCAGTTAATTTGAGAATGTTTGTTGGAGATGCTTATAGTGGTTTTGACCTACAGCAGGACGTTTCTCAATCTGGTCTTGCTATAGCTATGAAAAATACAGTTCAGAATAAGGTCAGAGCCCTTTCAAATTCCTTCTATTATAGGAGTTAATAATGAATTTCTTTATATTAGTCTGGTAAAGTTTTGTTCTCATTATTGTCCATTGATTCAACAGTTGGGTGACTTGCAAGAGTGTTACTTGCAAAATCGACGTGAAGAGAGGGACCCTGAGGTCAAAAGGAGAGAGGGTTATCATTCAGGACTTGAAGATTTTTATGCTGTATTTACTACGTTTACGCGATACAggtatttttctttatatatagtTCGTTTGTTCATTTTATGCAGATTTTTTTGTCAGCTGCTGTATAGAAATGTAACCTCATGATCTTTGTTTTTGTGAGTAGCCGTTTGGAAGTAATTGCTGAACATAAGCACTGCGATATGTTTCACGCAGCCAATATTGTATCGAGGTGAGTTGATGTTGTAcattttcctcttttgaataaAAAGTAGCGTAAATTAAATTGAGAGTTCTGTTTATCCATTTACTATGAGTAGAAAACTCAAATCATGGGTTCACAAGCTGTATATCATAAGTTGCTATAAATCTTGTATCTAGCAAATTAATTGACTCAATTTGATGAATAATCTGTCAACATTGGCTAGGAATTTGTTTAAATATGCTATTGTTATTTGATAGGAGAAAGGTTGAAATCTTATTAATGTAATCTATATAAATAGCATAatgtttaaaactaaaatttatgtcgCCCTAAGTCAAGCATCAGCGAGACTTACTGATCCTGCCacgaatttaaatttaactactTTCTTCTACAATATGTCCAAATTATGAAGTTAGTTTTTTAAGAGTAGTGGTGGTGGATAAAATATGCTTTAGTCTGTTCGCAGTTCGGTTCTAATGCTATACTGGGTGCCAGCCTAAATacattcaaaacttgtaattgatGATCATGTGTTCAATCAAGTCATGAACGTAGCTGAGTAACTTGTGGGTGCTTCTGTAATAGCAAATTAATCTTCCATCTATACCACAATACGAGCTAATAGAAACATACTTCAAAAgcacaaaaaattaattagactattttttttaattgaacaaTTTGAAGTGAagttctttgttttttttatctagtttAATTCGGTTTGGACTGGTTGATTATCACTCATAACCCATTTTAAATGAAGCTTGCTCccattttctctttcattctttttattCTATCTATGTTTAATTAATCTTAGCATGACCTTTTTCCTTGTCTCAGTATTGATTTTGATCGAGATGATGAACTGTTTGCCACAGCTGGAGTTTCAAGGCGTATCAAGATTTTTGGGTTTTCATCGGTATGCTCCAATGACTACTTAATATTTGAGCAGCActtctattttaatttagatttcTGCTAATTTTTTCTTAGATGATAAATTacagaatataaatatattgaatgatttatatatttatctgtGTTAGGTGGTGAATGAGCCAACAAGTAATCAATATCCTGTTTTGGAAATGCCTACAAGATCGAAACTTAGTTGTTTGAGCTGGAATAAGTATACAAACAACCTTATAGCTAGTAGTGATTATGAAGGAATAGTGACAGTCTGGGATATAGCTACAGGCCAGGTATTTTTCATTACAAAGACTTCTCCTCCCAAATTGTCCCTCGAATATTGTTGTCGATATGCTTGATACTAGTTCATCTGAAACATTGAGATTTCTGTAGAGTGTGATAGAGTACGAGGAACATGAAAAGCGAGCTTGGAGTGTTGATTTTTCGCGCACAGAACCGGCAATGATGGTGTCTGGAAGTGACGATGGCAAGGTACTCATCCGTGTTTATATTCATCCATAGGCTGCAATTGCTCTTATTCCCATCATACACATAAAAGTATGCATAAAATCGTTGATTTTCAAGGCATATCTTAAGAAAAGTAAAACTATAACACAACCATGATCAAGCAGCTTTTGAACCAACCATCTACTGAGATAATCAACAAAGTTAAAGTTGAGAGTgctttattatttttggattctTTTGGTATAGATAGCATAATAAATGGGAAACATTTATTGTTTCTGTATTTGAATCAGGATCCAAATGAGAAATTTCCTAGATCGATGAATATGTGTCTCATTAAGTTGTGTTTCCAACTAATGAGGTATCCCTACATATATTCTACTTATTTGGCAGGTGAAAGTTTGGTCTACTAAACAAGAGGTGAGCATTATTAATATCGACATGAAAGCAAATGTATGTTCGGTCAAGTATAACCCAGGGTCTAGCATGCATATCGCGGTTGGTTCGGCTGATCATCACATATACTATTATGACTTGAGGAATTCCAGACATCCTATACAAATTTTCAGTGGACATAAAAAAGCAGTTTCTTATGTGAGATTCATGTCTAACAATGAGATTGCTTCTGCTTCCACTGATAGTACTTTGCGATTGTGGGATGTAAACGACGACAAACCTGTAAGTAGTCAATTATGTCCCTTTCATAGTGTCtctaatgtaaataaaatacccATAAT includes:
- the LOC124941266 gene encoding E3 ubiquitin-protein ligase COP1-like isoform X2, whose product is MGKVPRSIGIRVPSVKLDLISSEPLQEQASTSAPPPTEETGGGLDMENNDFLCPICMQIINDAFLTSCGHSFCHMCIMQHLQTKNDCPCCFHYLTSNHLYPNFLLNKLLKKSSIRGQVPNPASPFEKLHLALQQGCNVSVKELDSLLSVLLDKKKKMEEEDAESNMQTLLYFLHCLWKKKIEELNQIQHDLQYIEEDINVVEGRKIDPYMDVSQSGLAIAMKNTVQNKLGDLQECYLQNRREERDPEVKRREGYHSGLEDFYAVFTTFTRYSRLEVIAEHKHCDMFHAANIVSSIDFDRDDELFATAGVSRRIKIFGFSSVVNEPTSNQYPVLEMPTRSKLSCLSWNKYTNNLIASSDYEGIVTVWDIATGQSVIEYEEHEKRAWSVDFSRTEPAMMVSGSDDGKVKVWSTKQEVSIINIDMKANVCSVKYNPGSSMHIAVGSADHHIYYYDLRNSRHPIQIFSGHKKAVSYVRFMSNNEIASASTDSTLRLWDVNDDKPVSSQLCPFHSVSNVNKIPIILFFLQLRTFRGHTNDRNFVGLSANGEYIACGSETNEVYVYHKGIPSPAAWHSFECSEDTEKEDAGPYFISAMCWKSDSPTMLCANSRGTIKVLGLAP
- the LOC124941266 gene encoding E3 ubiquitin-protein ligase COP1-like isoform X1; its protein translation is MGKVPRSIGIRVPSVKLDLISSEPLQEQASTSAPPPTEETGGGLDMENNDFLCPICMQIINDAFLTSCGHSFCHMCIMQHLQTKNDCPCCFHYLTSNHLYPNFLLNKLLKKSSIRGQVPNPASPFEKLHLALQQGCNVSVKELDSLLSVLLDKKKKMEEEDAESNMQTLLYFLHCLWKKKIEELNQIQHDLQYIEEDINVVEGRKIDPYMQDVSQSGLAIAMKNTVQNKLGDLQECYLQNRREERDPEVKRREGYHSGLEDFYAVFTTFTRYSRLEVIAEHKHCDMFHAANIVSSIDFDRDDELFATAGVSRRIKIFGFSSVVNEPTSNQYPVLEMPTRSKLSCLSWNKYTNNLIASSDYEGIVTVWDIATGQSVIEYEEHEKRAWSVDFSRTEPAMMVSGSDDGKVKVWSTKQEVSIINIDMKANVCSVKYNPGSSMHIAVGSADHHIYYYDLRNSRHPIQIFSGHKKAVSYVRFMSNNEIASASTDSTLRLWDVNDDKPVSSQLCPFHSVSNVNKIPIILFFLQLRTFRGHTNDRNFVGLSANGEYIACGSETNEVYVYHKGIPSPAAWHSFECSEDTEKEDAGPYFISAMCWKSDSPTMLCANSRGTIKVLGLAP
- the LOC124941266 gene encoding E3 ubiquitin-protein ligase COP1-like isoform X3, producing MGKVPRSIGIRVPSVKLDLISSEPLQEQASTSAPPPTEETGGGLDMENNDFLCPICMQIINDAFLTSCGHSFCHMCIMQHLQTKNDCPCCFHYLTSNHLYPNFLLNKLLKKSSIRGQVPNPASPFEKLHLALQQGCNVSVKELDSLLSVLLDKKKKMEEEDAESNMQTLLYFLHCLWKKKIEELNQIQHDLQYIEEDINVVEGRKIDPYMVRERYSVNLRMFVGDAYSGFDLQQDVSQSGLAIAMKNTVQNKLGDLQECYLQNRREERDPEVKRREGYHSGLEDFYAVFTTFTRYSRLEVIAEHKHCDMFHAANIVSSIDFDRDDELFATAGVSRRIKIFGFSSVVNEPTSNQYPVLEMPTRSKLSCLSWNKYTNNLIASSDYEGIVTVWDIATGQSVIEYEEHEKRAWSVDFSRTEPAMMVSGSDDGKVKVWSTKQEVSIINIDMKANVCSVKYNPGSSMHIAVGSADHHIYYYDLRNSRHPIQIFSGHKKAVSYVRFMSNNEIASASTDSTLRLWDVNDDKPLRTFRGHTNDRNFVGLSANGEYIACGSETNEVYVYHKGIPSPAAWHSFECSEDTEKEDAGPYFISAMCWKSDSPTMLCANSRGTIKVLGLAP
- the LOC124941266 gene encoding E3 ubiquitin-protein ligase COP1-like isoform X4, which codes for MGKVPRSIGIRVPSVKLDLISSEPLQEQASTSAPPPTEETGGGLDMENNDFLCPICMQIINDAFLTSCGHSFCHMCIMQHLQTKNDCPCCFHYLTSNHLYPNFLLNKLLKKSSIRGQVPNPASPFEKLHLALQQGCNVSVKELDSLLSVLLDKKKKMEEEDAESNMQTLLYFLHCLWKKKIEELNQIQHDLQYIEEDINVVEGRKIDPYMQDVSQSGLAIAMKNTVQNKLGDLQECYLQNRREERDPEVKRREGYHSGLEDFYAVFTTFTRYSRLEVIAEHKHCDMFHAANIVSSIDFDRDDELFATAGVSRRIKIFGFSSVVNEPTSNQYPVLEMPTRSKLSCLSWNKYTNNLIASSDYEGIVTVWDIATGQSVIEYEEHEKRAWSVDFSRTEPAMMVSGSDDGKVKVWSTKQEVSIINIDMKANVCSVKYNPGSSMHIAVGSADHHIYYYDLRNSRHPIQIFSGHKKAVSYVRFMSNNEIASASTDSTLRLWDVNDDKPLRTFRGHTNDRNFVGLSANGEYIACGSETNEVYVYHKQGIPSPAAWHSFECSEDTEKEDAGPYFISAMCWKSDSPTMLCANSRGTIKVLGLAP